TGGGCTAGCGCAGCGCGCCGACGACCGCCTCCACCGCCTCGACGTAGGATCCGTCCTTCACCAGGGCCACCGAGTACTCGATCTCGGGGGAGAGGTAGCGGTCGGTGCCGGGGCCGTCGACACGTTCGCGTAGCACGTCAATCGCGGCCTTCGTGCCCGAAGCGGGGGCGGCTCCGCGCATCTCGATCGCGCGCGCCGCGGTGAGGATCTCGATCGCGAGCACGCGCTGCAGCCCATCGACGCTGCGGCGCAGCTTGCGCGCGGCGGACCAGCCGAGCGAGACGTGATCCTCCTGCATCGCCGACGACGGGATCGAATCCGCCGACGCCGGGTTCGCGTTGCGCTTGAGCTCGCTGACGATGCCTGCCTGCGTGTACTGCGCGATCATGTGCCCGGAATCGACGCCTGGGTCGTCGGCCAGGAAGGCGTTAAGGCCGCGGTTGCGGGCGGTATCCAAGAAGCGGTCCGTGCGGCGCTCGCTAATCGACGCCAGATCGGCGGCGACAATCGCCAAAAAGTCGAGCGCGTAGGCCACCGGCGCACCGTGGAAGTTGCCGTTCGAGGTCACTCGGCCGTCGAGGGCGACGACGGGGTTGTCCACCGCCGAGGCGAGCTCGCGGCCCGCCACCAGCTGGGCGTGCGCCAGCGTGTCGCGGAAGCCGCCCGCGACCTGCGGGGCGCAGCGCACCGAGTAGGCGTCTTGGACCTGCTTCTGCTTGAACTCGGCCGCCGCCGCCCCGAGGATCTCGGAACCTGCGGCCACCGCGCGGATGTTGGCGGCCGAGTCGGCCTGACCCGGATGCGGGCGCAGTTTTTGCAGGTCGTCGGCGAATACGGTCAGCGTGCCGGTGAGCCCCTCGACCGTCATCGCGGTGGCGATATCGGCGACCTTGGCGGCCTCGCGCAGATCCGTGATGGCCAGGCAGAGCTGTCCGAGCATGCCGTCGGTGCCGTTGATCAGCGCCAACCCCTCCTTCTCCCGCAGGGCGAGCGGCTCGATCCCGGCGGCGGAAAGCGCGTCGGCGGCAGGGGTGATAGCGCCGCCGTCGACACGCACCTCGCCCTCGCCGAGCAAGGCCAGCGCGCAGTGGGCCAGGGGTGCGAGGTCGCCCGAGCAACCCAGGGAGCCATACTCGCGCACGACCGGGGTGATGCCCGCGTTGAGCACGGCCGCGTACGTTTCGACGACGACCGGGCGCACCCCGGTGCGGCCCGTGCACAGGGTGGACAGGCGCAGCAGCATCAGCGCGCGGATGACTTCCTGCTCGACCTCGGGCCCGGAGCCGGCGGCGTGGGAGCGGACGAGCGAAAGCTGCAGCTGGGCGCGCATCGCCTCGGGGATGTGGCGCCGCGCCAACGCGCCGAAGCCGGTGGAAATACCGTAGACGGGGGTGGGGTCGTTTGCGAGCTCCTCGATGCGATCGCGCGTGGCGGCGACCTCTGTCAACGCGGCGGGGTCGACCTCAACTGTCGCGCCATAGCGGGCGACGGCGACGACCTCATCGATGGTCAGCGCGCCGATGCCGACGGTCACGGTGGAGGGGTAAGTGGTGGTCATGGCTGTCCTCTTTATGATTGCGTGGGAAACCCGCCCTCTAAGCAGGGCGCGGGATAGTTCAACGCGCGACAGCCAGACGCGACGAGGGATAGTGTAGCGGGTGCTCGGGGTTGGGTCTACGTTTGCAGCGATCCGGTGAAGGAATCCAGCTCATTCAGAGCATTAGTGACTGCAAGATTTTCCAGGAAAGAACGCAGGTCTCGGTCAATCATGGCACCGAGTTCGAGACAAGCGTGATGGCATTCGCGCGGAGTCAGCCGGGTATTCGTCCCTGTAATTGGAACGCCTTTCGGGGTTAAGGATTCGTGGTGAGCAATTCTGTTTCTTATTTGCCTTACCGGAAATACTTTCGTGTAGACCCACTGGCGAGTAAGGCCGTGATGCTCGAAATCGGGATCTTGTTGCCGCGCAAGTTGCCGTGCTCCGGGAAACACGCGATTTAGGGCCATAGCGTCCCAGATTCTATCGTGGTCAGCCCGATCGAACGGAGCGGGAAGCGCCGAGACGTCTCCCTTATCCAGCATGTTTGTCCAGGTTCGGAACATTGACGCAGCAACAACCCGGCCGCCCAATTTCCTGTTCCGATCCGCGTTTACCGAAGTGAATCTCTTAGGTAAACTCTCCCAGGATTCGGTGATGTTCGCTCGTACTCGATTGTCGAAACCAACTTCGACCTGCGTGTACCAATCATCGCCATACGTCTCGGTTAAATAAGCATTAATCGAGTTTCGCAGGGCAACTTCTATATACGAAATCGCCTCGAATAATAGTGCGCTGAGTCGGCGGTCTAGCTCGTAGAGCTCGCGTGCCCGATCCGGACAACCCCAAGTTCTATCGATGTATGGTGTCAGACGGTCCTCCGACACCCATTCGATTTTAATCAACCGAAAAGTGCCTCCCCCCAGCGTGTTGAAAGAATCCCCGTTTGTAGATAGAATAATCCATGTAATCCCCTCTTGCGATAAGTCACCCGTTCAGCGGACTGGCTGCGGAGGGGTTTTGTCATGCGGTGCACCGCTTCGCGCTGACTCACACCCCACCAAAGAACCGCTCCGACACCCGCCCCGCCGCCGTGCTCAAGCGCCGGATCACTTCCGCGCGCTGCTCCTCGTCACGGCTGCCTACCGCGAACGTCGCTGCGAGCGCCGCTGCGGGCCTGCCCAGGTGGTCGAGTACCGCCACGGCGACGGATTCCTGCCCGCGCGAGACCTCCTCGCGCTCCTCGTCCCAGCCGCGCTCGCGCACAAGTTTTAGCCGCGCCCTGACCGCGCGGAATGTGCCGTGCTCGCCCGAGGTGGAAAACACCGCCTTGACCTCGGTGTCCGGGAGGTGGGCGACCATGGCGCGTCCGGAGGCCGTCGATAAGGCGGGCAGGCGAACCCCAACCTCGGTGACCAGGGAGACTGCCTTGGGTGCGCGGGCCTCGTGGACGTAGACGATCTCGGAGCCCGCCATGCGCGAGAGGTGGGTGGACCCGCCGATGTGCGCGGCGATGGCCTCGAGGTCTTTCGCGGCGAGGCGCACAAGCGGCTGCTGCGTGGTGTAGGCGGCGGCCATTTCATACGCCGCAGGTC
Above is a window of Corynebacterium sanguinis DNA encoding:
- the hutH gene encoding histidine ammonia-lyase, with amino-acid sequence MTTTYPSTVTVGIGALTIDEVVAVARYGATVEVDPAALTEVAATRDRIEELANDPTPVYGISTGFGALARRHIPEAMRAQLQLSLVRSHAAGSGPEVEQEVIRALMLLRLSTLCTGRTGVRPVVVETYAAVLNAGITPVVREYGSLGCSGDLAPLAHCALALLGEGEVRVDGGAITPAADALSAAGIEPLALREKEGLALINGTDGMLGQLCLAITDLREAAKVADIATAMTVEGLTGTLTVFADDLQKLRPHPGQADSAANIRAVAAGSEILGAAAAEFKQKQVQDAYSVRCAPQVAGGFRDTLAHAQLVAGRELASAVDNPVVALDGRVTSNGNFHGAPVAYALDFLAIVAADLASISERRTDRFLDTARNRGLNAFLADDPGVDSGHMIAQYTQAGIVSELKRNANPASADSIPSSAMQEDHVSLGWSAARKLRRSVDGLQRVLAIEILTAARAIEMRGAAPASGTKAAIDVLRERVDGPGTDRYLSPEIEYSVALVKDGSYVEAVEAVVGALR
- a CDS encoding Abi family protein, translating into MIKIEWVSEDRLTPYIDRTWGCPDRARELYELDRRLSALLFEAISYIEVALRNSINAYLTETYGDDWYTQVEVGFDNRVRANITESWESLPKRFTSVNADRNRKLGGRVVAASMFRTWTNMLDKGDVSALPAPFDRADHDRIWDAMALNRVFPGARQLARQQDPDFEHHGLTRQWVYTKVFPVRQIRNRIAHHESLTPKGVPITGTNTRLTPRECHHACLELGAMIDRDLRSFLENLAVTNALNELDSFTGSLQT
- a CDS encoding IclR family transcriptional regulator; translated protein: MATPHVPAARNALRILSLLSQSDAPLSAARIQRELELPRSSTYHLLRELERCGFVVHLANPGTYGLGPAAYEMAAAYTTQQPLVRLAAKDLEAIAAHIGGSTHLSRMAGSEIVYVHEARAPKAVSLVTEVGVRLPALSTASGRAMVAHLPDTEVKAVFSTSGEHGTFRAVRARLKLVRERGWDEEREEVSRGQESVAVAVLDHLGRPAAALAATFAVGSRDEEQRAEVIRRLSTAAGRVSERFFGGV